The Deinococcus reticulitermitis sequence GAAACAAGGCGCCCTTGGCCGCGAACACGATCAGCAGCAGCACGCTGACCGCCGTGACCGTCGTGTTCGGGCCGAGCTCGGCGCTGCGCTGCGCGAGGTGGGCGAAATTGAGCGTTCCGAGCGCCCCGTAGGCGAGCCCACAGGCAACCACCAAGAGCGCCGAGGCGACGAGGTTCATCACGATGTAGCGGAACCCCTCGCGCAGCTGCTCGCGGGTGGAGCCGAGCACCGCGAGCGCGTAGCTGGCAACCAGCATCACCTCAAAGGCGACAAACAGATTGAAGAGGTCCCCAGTGAGGAAAGAGAGCTGCACCCCGGTCAGCAGCAGCAGCAGCAGGGCAAACGAGTGGTGGCGCTCGCGCACCCGGTCCTCGTCGGCGGCGAGAAACCACGCCGCAAAGACGCCCGAGACCGCCCCGAGAACGCTCATGAAGGCGCCCAGGCGGTCCGCCGTCATCACGATGCCGAAAGGCGCCGCCCAGCCGCCGAGGAGGCTGACGAGGACGCGGCCGTCCGCCGTGGCCGACACAAGCAGCAGTGAGAAGAGGAGGGTAAGCAGCGCGCCGCCGACCAGCAGCCCCACTTTCAGGGGCCGGCGCAGCGGCGCGAGCGCGAGCAGCCCGAAGCCCATCGGCGTCAGGATCGGGGCGAGCGGCAGCCAGGAGGTCAGCACGCCGGCAGGCGGGAGGAAGTCCGGGGTCGGGGCGCTCACGCGCGCCTCCCGTTTTCGTCCCAGTCGGGCTGGTCGGGGCTCTGCTGCTCCGGGTCGGCAGTCATGCCGTCGTCGGCGTCATTTTCGCGGGCGAGGTTGTCGCCGAAGGCCTCGACATCGTCGTGCCCGGCCACCTGATAGGCCCGCAGCGCGACGGTGAGCAGCAGCGCGGTGGTCGCAAAGCCGATCACGATGGCGGTCAGGATCAGCGCCTGCGGCAACGGGTCCACGTGCGGCCCTGGCAGCGTGAGCAGCGGCGGCGCCTTGGCCTCCAGCCCCGCGACCGTGAGAATGGCAAGGTTGGCGCCGTAGGCGATGAACGCCAGCCCCAGCACCACCCGCACGATGGAGCGCGAGAGCAGCAAAAACACCCCGGCCGCCACCAGAATGCCGATGATCAGCGCGAACAGCGAAGCCACTAGGGCCTCCGCCCAGGCGCCCGGCTGGTGGAAACGGCGCCAGAACGTCGGATTGGTGGGTGTGGTACAAGCGTCATTCGTCACCTTCAGTGCGTTCAGTAGGGGTCACATCCGCCAGCGAGCCCACGATCAGCATGGTGCTGCCGACCACGATCAGAAAGACCCCGATGTCGAACAGCATGGCGGTGGCCCATTCAAATTCCCCGGTCAGGGGCGTGGTGATGTAGCCGTAATCGGATTTCAGGAAGGCGCGGCCCAGCAGGTAGGGCAGGAGGCCCGTCACGAAAGAAAGCGCCGCGCCCCACGGAATCAGCCGGGCGGGGTCCACCCGCAGGGCGCTCTCACCGTTGGCCATGCGGTGCAGGATCAGCGCGCACCCGGTCATCAGCCCGGCAATAAAGCCTCCCCCCGGCGCGTTGTGCCCGCGCCAGAGCAGCAGCAACGCGAACACCATCACGAGCGCGAAAACGGCGCGGCTCACGGTACGCAGAATCGGATCCCCGCTCAGCGGCGGTGGGGTGGGCTCGCCGGACGTGGGGTGCCGGGGGGCCGCGGCGGCCTTCTTCTTCGAATGCTGGGCCGCGCGTTTGGGGCTCATCGCGCGCCTCCCGCTTCCTCGGGAATCCGTGTCTGCCCAGACGGCAGCTCATCGGTGTGGTCGGGCAC is a genomic window containing:
- a CDS encoding NADH-quinone oxidoreductase subunit K; this encodes MASLFALIIGILVAAGVFLLLSRSIVRVVLGLAFIAYGANLAILTVAGLEAKAPPLLTLPGPHVDPLPQALILTAIVIGFATTALLLTVALRAYQVAGHDDVEAFGDNLARENDADDGMTADPEQQSPDQPDWDENGRRA
- a CDS encoding Na(+)/H(+) antiporter subunit B: MSPKRAAQHSKKKAAAAPRHPTSGEPTPPPLSGDPILRTVSRAVFALVMVFALLLLWRGHNAPGGGFIAGLMTGCALILHRMANGESALRVDPARLIPWGAALSFVTGLLPYLLGRAFLKSDYGYITTPLTGEFEWATAMLFDIGVFLIVVGSTMLIVGSLADVTPTERTEGDE